One window of the Eucalyptus grandis isolate ANBG69807.140 chromosome 8, ASM1654582v1, whole genome shotgun sequence genome contains the following:
- the LOC104456674 gene encoding pentatricopeptide repeat-containing protein At1g02370, mitochondrial — protein sequence MKPSRRIASRLTHLRRLSAVAEAPTPPPPPPPPPSGARPVRIYRRLSPLAGFGGSVSKTLNEYFMEGRKVSKIDLVRCAKELRKYRRYEHALEVMQWMEKRNINFAYADYALNLDLISKVKGLDAAEKYFNGLPESAKNIITYGTLLNCYCKEANEDKALALFKKMDELNFSSTRLAFSNLMTLYLKLGKPEMVPSLVEKMKERKISLDSFAYVLWMQSYASLDNIEGVEMVWQEMLNDSSQCDDWVVYSNLAAIYVKAGLFEKAESALRTLETVMKPQNREAYHFLISLYAGTSNLKEVNRVWESLKVAFNTPTNFSYLVMLQALHRLKDVEGLLKCFKEWKSGCSSYDERLAKAAVSACLEHDMLEEASSLFDEAIQRSNRPFFKGREVFMLYFLKKGEVDLAIEHLAAVIARTEGEEWRPDAVIMDAFLKHFEETKDIDSANNFYELLKNEMGVKVIASKVLLKTYIAAGRTAPEIREMLERDDITMDDELRNLCEKVGAS from the exons atgaaacctaGCCGCCGTATAGCCTCCAGATTGACGCACCTGCGGCGGCTGTCCGCGGTGGCCGAGgccccgacgccgccgccgccgccgccgccgccgccgtcgggtGCGAGGCCGGTGCGGATTTACCGGAGGCTGTCGCCTCTGGCCGGTTTCGGAGGGAGCGTGTCGAAGACGTTGAACGAGTACTTCATGGAGGGGCGCAAGGTGAGCAAAATCGACCTGGTGAGGTGCGCCAAGGAGCTGCGCAAGTACCGCCGCTACGAGCACGCCCTCGAG GTAATGCAAtggatggaaaaaagaaatatcaatttcGCATATGCAGACTATGCGCTGAACTTGGACCTGATTTCAAAGGTCAAAGGGTTAGATGCAGCTGAGAAATACTTTAATGGCCTCCCAGAATCagccaaaaatataatcacTTATGGAACTCTTTTAAACTGCTACTGTAAGGAAGCTAATGAAGACAAGGCATTGGcccttttcaagaaaatggatgAACTAAACTTCTCTTCCACGAGGTTGGCTTTCAGCAATCTTATGACATTGTACTTGAAATTGGGCAAGCCTGAGATGGTCCCTTCACTTGTAGAAAAAatgaaggagagaaaaatttcCTTGGACAGTTTTGCCTATGTATTATGGATGCAGAGCTACGCGAGTTTAGATAATATTGAGGGAGTAGAAATGGTCTGGCAAGAGATGTTAAATGATTCAAGTCAGTGTGACGATTGGGTCGTGTATAGCAACCTAGCTGCTATCTATGTCAAGGCCGGACTATTTGAGAAAGCTGAGTCTGCTCTAAGGACTCTGGAAACTGTTATGAAACCCCAAAACCGTGAGGCATACCACTTCCTGATCAGCCTGTATGCAGGCACTTCTAATCTGAAGGAGGTGAATCGGGTTTGGGAGTCCTTAAAGGTGGCTTTTAATACGCCGACCAACTTCAGCTATCTTGTTATGCTTCAGGCTCTTCATAGACTAAAGGATGTAGAGGGTTTACTAAAATGTTTCAAGGAGTGGAAGTCTGGTTGCAGCAGTTACGATGAAAGGTTAGCGAAAGCTGCAGTAAGTGCATGCCTAGAGCATGACATGCTAGAAGAGGCTTCAAGTCTATTCGATGAGGCCATTCAGAGGAGCAATAGACCATTCTTCAAGGGCCGGGAGGTATTCATGCTCTACTTCTTGAAAAAAGGGGAGGTAGATTTGGCTATAGAGCACTTGGCTGCAGTCATTGCTAGAACAGAAGGTGAAGAGTGGCGTCCAGATGCAGTTATCATGGATGCATTCCTGAAGCACTTCGAGGAAACTAAAGACATTGACTCCGCCAACAATTTCTACGAGCTTTTGAAGAATGAAATGGGTGTCAAGGTGATTGCCTCCAAGGTGTTGCTGAAAACTTACATAGCAGCTGGCAGAACGGCTCCGGAGATTCGTGAAATGCTGGAAAGAGATGACATAACAATGGATGACGAGCTCCGTAATTTGTGCGAAAAGGTGGGTGCCTCGTGA
- the LOC104456673 gene encoding uncharacterized protein LOC104456673 — translation MPRRRRPPPFLLLLLLGLAAFAVARVASHQESGEWRCESDSAEIRLQAEFRPGVVAVDGHPGDWDAVDGSEFALLPALDPDADKEFNGGKMTVKALHDGKDVFFLLQVDGDYVYSPGNSNKCPSVALMFQIGESATYHDMGGCKEGKDTCTSKTCKGHEVDMMHFSIGNAIPGRLYGGNPIDNAEGNGGDRFGHLVDLYAWTPHCRYLDGTGPSGNDSSAQNNWRGAWWHSSLSLQSGFVQEDSPYGSDGGKGTYYFEFSRPLRTMDRLQQDVQFTIGESSKVSAAFWYPVDGTPWHGSGHFTINCDWVSLDITSAGSLLTKSTSTSSWDVASMFSLLFSVIALCLSIFAIYRLSRPRSFQFSPVEVSME, via the exons ATGCCtcgtcgccgccggccgccgcccttcctcctcctcctcctcctcggcctcgcGGCGTTCGCCGTCGCGCGCGTCGCCTCGCACCAGGAGTCCGGCGAGTGGCGGTGCGAGTCCGACTCGGCGGAGATCCGGCTCCAGGCCGAGTTCAGGCCCGGGGTCGTCGCCGTCGACGGCCACCCCGGCGACTGGGACGCCGTCGACGGGTCCGAGTTCGCGCTCCTCCCGGCTCTCGACCCCGACGCCGATAAGGAGTTCAATGGCGGGAAGATGACCGTTAAG GCTCTCCACGACGGCAAAGACGTGTTCTTCTTGTTGCAAGTGGATGGCGATTATGTGTACTCTCCAGG CAACAGTAACAAATGCCCCTCAGTTGCTCTCATGTTCCAGATCGGTGAAAGTGCTACCTATCATGAT ATGGGCGGGTGTAAGGAAGGAAAAGACACTTGCACCAGCAAGACATGTAAAGGCCATGAAGTTGACATGATGCACTTTTCAATTGGAAATGCCATACCGGGAAGACTCTATGGTGGAAATCCTATTGATAATGCTGAAGGAAATGGTGGCGACAG GTTTGGCCATTTGGTTGATCTTTATGCTTGGACCCCACACTGCAGATATCTGGATGGAACTGGGCCTTCAG GAAATGATTCCAGTGCGCAGAACAACTGGAGAGGTGCATGGTGGCACAGCAGCTTGTCTTTACAGTCTG GTTTTGTCCAAGAAGACAGTCCATATGGATCAGATGGTGGAAAGGGCACAtattactttgaattttcaaggcCTTTGAGAACAATGGATCGCCTTCAACAG GATGTTCAGTTCACAATTGGCGAATCGAGCAAAGTATCAGCGGCATTCTGGTATCCTGTCGACGGGACTCCATGGCACGGATCGGGGCACTTCACAATTAATTGTGACTGGGTTTCCTTGGATATTACTTCAGCAGGGTCACTGCTCACCAAGTCAACATCGACAAGTTCCTGGGACGTGGCAAGCATGTTCTCCTTGCTGTTCTCTGTGATCGCTTTGTGCCTGTCGATTTTTGCCATCTACCGCCTTTCGAGACCTAGAAGTTTCCAGTTTTCTCCCGTGGAAGTATCTATGGAATAA